CGTCTGCTTCGCCGGATCCAATCCGAGCCTCGCCGCGGCATCCGCCCGCGGCACCGAGCCGATCGTCGTGCGCACCGGGTTCCCGCTCATCAGGATGTTGTCCTGCCGCTTCAGGAATCTCTTCGTGCGCTCGAACATCACATGCACCTGGAGCACGCGCGTGGCCAGGAGCCTGGTCGTCACGCCCGGATAGCTGTTCTGCTCCTGCAACACCGTTGGTATGCCGAGCAGCGTCGCCACATACACCGGCGGCCCGCTCACGTAACCACCCGTCCCGATCACCACATCCGGTTTGAACCGGCGGATGTGCATGAACGACTGCACGAGCGAGGTGACGACCTTCACCGGCACCAGTGCCGTGGCGAACGAGAACGAGCGCCGCACGCCGCTGATCCAGATCAGTGCGAGGTCATAGCCACGCTCCGGCACGACCCGCTCTTCGATCCTTCCCTTTGTTCCAATGAACAGGACCGCCGCATCCTTGTCGATCGACCGCACCGCATCCGCGATCGCGATCGCGGGATACAAATGTCCGCCGGTCCCGCCGCCGGCCAGCATGATGCGTGCTGCCATCGGTCAATACACCTGTCCTACCGCGGGCCCCTGCTGCGGGGCCTGCGCACGTACGCCACCATCGGCGGCCAGACGCGGATGCATGTCCGTTTGCGCCGATATATTCAGTAATATGCCCACCGCGATGCATGAGACGATCATGGACGAACCACCGTAGCTGATGAACGGCAGCGGCAATCCCGTCGTCGGCAGCAATGCCAGCGTCACGCCGGCGTTCATGATGGCATAGAGCGTGATCGTGAACGTGATCCCGAGCGCAAGGAGCCGGCCAAACTCGTCGCGCGCCGCTTTCGCGATCGCGAGTCCGCGCAGGAAGAAGATCACGAACATCAGCAGCACCAGGACCGTGCCGATGAGGCCGTACTCTTCGCCGATGATGGGGAACACGAAATCCCCGAACGGCTCCGGCAGGAACAGGTCGCGTTGCTTGCTGCCACCGGGCCCGAGGCCGAAAATCCCGCCATTGGCGAACCCGAGGATGCCCTGATACACCTGATGGTTCATATTCATGTTACCGGACAGCACGCTCGCGATGTAGTCCGTCACGCGCTTCGCACGGTACGGGGCACTGATCATGTACCCGGCCAGCAACGGGATCCCGGCGCCGAGCGTCAGGCCGATATGCTTGCCGCGCACACCGCCCACATACAGCATGAGCATGCTCACCATGAAGAGCATCGAACCCGTGCTGAATGCCGGCTGCAGGAACACCAGTCCGGTGATCAGCATGACCCAGAACATCAGCGGGTAGAATCCCTCTTTCAGGTCCTGGACCTTTTCCTTCTTTTTCGTGATCAGCGCCGCCAGATGGATGATCAGCGCGAGACGCGCGAATTCCGAAGGCTGGATGCCGAAGATCCACCGCGAGGCCCCTTTCACCACCGATGCACCGAGCGTGATGACGAGCAATCCGGCGATGCCGATGAGGAGGTACTTCGAGACCTTCTTCAGTATCCGGTAGTCGATCTGCATCGTCACGAACAGGAAGAAGAACCCGACCAGCACCTTGAGCGCGTGGTTGCCGAGCATCCGTCCGCTGGCCCCGACATGCTGCTGGGCCCAGCTCGAACTGGCGCTGTACACCACGCCGACACTGAAGACCATCAGGATCAGCACCACGACGAGCGTGGCGATGTCGATGTGGTTCTTCTGTGTCTTGCTGATCATCATGCGGCACCTCCGGAGAGGGCATGGACGATCTCTTTGAAGACCTCCCCGCGGTGCTCATAGTTGTCGAACCAGTCGAACGATGCGCAGGCCGGCGACAGCAGCACAACATCGCCCTTCACCGCCCGGGCCCGCGCTTTCTGTACCGCATCGGGCATGGTGGCGGCTCGCTCCACCGGCACGATGGACGAGAATGCCGCCACGACCTTCTCCGCGGATTCGCCGATGGCGATCACCGCGCGGCAGTGCTTCTTCACGAGATCGTTCAAACGGCTGTAGTCATTCCCTTTGTCGCGCCCGCCGATCAACACCACCAGCGGTGCTTCATAGCTCTGCAGGGCATACCATACCGAGTCGACGTTCGTCGCTTTGGAGTCGTTCACATACGCCACGCCGTCCAGCACCCGCACGTGTTCCAGGCGGTGCTCCACGCCCTTGAAATTCTTCATCGTCGCACGGAGCGATCCGGCATTGATGCCCGCTGCCTGCGCCGCCAGCGTCGCCGCCATCGCATTGTACAGGTTGTGCGTGCCGCGGATGCTGATCTCCTGCACCGGGATGACCGCGGTCTGCGTGCCATGGATCATCGTCGTCATCACCCCGTCCGCCAGCCATGCGCCGCTGCTGAGCGTCGCATGCGCGCTGAACGGGAGAAGCGTCACACCGGCGGGCGCGTACTGTTTCACGGCCGTGCTGGTGATCTCGTCGTCGGCATTATAAATGAGCATATCATCCGCACCCTGCCGCGCGAACACCCGGCATTTGGAGCGGATGTAGAGGTCCATCGAATGTTCGTACCGATCCAGATGGTCCGGTGTGATGTTGAGCAGCACGGACACCGTCGGATGGAAGGAGTCCACGTGGTCCAATTGGAAACTGCTCACTTCGAGCACCGCCGTATGGTCCGGGGTCATTGCCGTCACGATGTCCGAAAATGCCGTGCCGATATTGCCGCCGACCACTGCCGGCCGGCGCGCGTCCTCGAACATCCGGCCCGCCAGGGTGGTGGTCGTGGTCTTGCCGTTCGTCCCGGTGATCGCAATGATCGGACCGGGAGAGAACCACGACGCTGCTTCGAGTTCGCTGACGACCGCGATCCCGTGGGCGAGCGCATCGCGTACAGGGGGTGCCGACGACGGCACTCCCGGACTCAGGACCAGGACGTCCGTTTCCAGGAGGCGCGCGGTGTGCCCGCCGAATTCGCACGGGATCTGCAACTTCTTCAATTCTTCTTCCGCCGCGGGGCGTGCAGCGGATTCGCTCACGAAGACGCGCGCGCCGGCGCTGGCGAGCAGGCGTGCCACTGCGAGCCCGCTGCGTGCCGCACCGATCACACTGTACCGCTTCGTCTGTACGTCTTCGCGCTTCATGTCCCTATCGTACCTTGAACGTCGCCAGGCTCAGGATCATCAGAAGGATGGCGACAATGTAGAACCGTGTCACGATCTTTGGCTCGGGCCAGCCGAGCAGCTCAAAATGATGATGCAGCGGCGCCATCTTGAACACGCGCCGCCCTTCGCCGTATTTCCGTTTGGTATACTTGAAATAGCCGCGCTGGATGATCACCGAGAGCGTCTCCGCGAGGAAGATGCCGCCCAGCGTGGGGAGCAGCAGTTCCTTCTTGATCAGGACACACAACGCACCGATCGCGCCGCCCAGCGCCAGCGAGCCCGTGTCGCCCATGAACACCTGCGCCGGATAGGCGTTGAACCAGAGAAAGCCGAGCGCCGCACCCGCCATCGCCGCGCAGAACACGACCAGCTCGCCGTTGCCGCGGAGGAACGGGATCGTGAGATACTCCGCGAGCACCGCATTCCCGGAGATGTAGCTCATCACGCCCAGCGTCAGCGCCACGATCGCCACCGTACCGATGGCAAGTCCGTCCAGGCCGTCCGTCAGGTTCACGCCGTTCGATTCGGCCGTGATGATGAACACGACCATCGGGATGTACAGGATGCCGACGTTCAGTTCAAGGTTCTTGAAGAACGGCACCGTGGTGGACGTGTTCAGCGGCACGAGGGTCGGGTCGATCCAGTGCGGGAAGAAGTAGATCACGCCTCCCACCACCAGCCCCACGAATACCTGCCCGACGATCTTGTACCGACCGATGAGCCCCTTGGGCTTCTTCTTCACCACTTTCAGATAGTCATCCAGGAACCCGACCGCACCCAGCGTCACCGTCACGAAGATGATGAGCACCACATACATGTTCGTGAGGTTCCCCCAGAGCAGCGTCGGGATCAGGATCGCCGCCAGCACGATCAGTCCGCCCATCGTCGGCGTTCCCGCCTTCGCAAGGTGGTTCTTCGGTGCTTCCACCTTGGCAGCTTCGCCGATCTGATGCTTCCGCAGCGCCCGGATGATCTTCGGCCCGAGCCAGAACGCGATGAGGAGCGCGGTGATCGCGGCCGCGGCCGAGCGAAAGCTCAGATAGCGCACCATCCCGAATCCCGGCGGGTGATAGACCCGCTCCATCCATTCCAGGAGCATATACAGCATGGTTACGCGTTCACCTCGTTCCTGCGGCGCTCTGCTGCAGCGCCTCGTTCTTGTAAGAAGATGACGACATCCTCCATCCGCATCCCGCGCGATCCCTTCACCAGCACCACATCGCCCGGGGT
This genomic interval from Ignavibacteriota bacterium contains the following:
- the murG gene encoding undecaprenyldiphospho-muramoylpentapeptide beta-N-acetylglucosaminyltransferase; this encodes MAARIMLAGGGTGGHLYPAIAIADAVRSIDKDAAVLFIGTKGRIEERVVPERGYDLALIWISGVRRSFSFATALVPVKVVTSLVQSFMHIRRFKPDVVIGTGGYVSGPPVYVATLLGIPTVLQEQNSYPGVTTRLLATRVLQVHVMFERTKRFLKRQDNILMSGNPVRTTIGSVPRADAAARLGLDPAKQTLLVTGGSQGAASMNAAVLEVMPALAEAGVQVLWLTGARDAEHIKAAMKSLPAAPAGVILPYLERMEDAFAVADLMVSRAGASTLAEIACAGVPSVLVPLPTAAGDHQTENARAMVEAGAAVLCTDATARTALRPLVMELLNDAARRTRMGAAAKSIAKPDASMTIARAVLGLRR
- a CDS encoding cell division protein FtsW translates to MMISKTQKNHIDIATLVVVLILMVFSVGVVYSASSSWAQQHVGASGRMLGNHALKVLVGFFFLFVTMQIDYRILKKVSKYLLIGIAGLLVITLGASVVKGASRWIFGIQPSEFARLALIIHLAALITKKKEKVQDLKEGFYPLMFWVMLITGLVFLQPAFSTGSMLFMVSMLMLYVGGVRGKHIGLTLGAGIPLLAGYMISAPYRAKRVTDYIASVLSGNMNMNHQVYQGILGFANGGIFGLGPGGSKQRDLFLPEPFGDFVFPIIGEEYGLIGTVLVLLMFVIFFLRGLAIAKAARDEFGRLLALGITFTITLYAIMNAGVTLALLPTTGLPLPFISYGGSSMIVSCIAVGILLNISAQTDMHPRLAADGGVRAQAPQQGPAVGQVY
- the murD gene encoding UDP-N-acetylmuramoyl-L-alanine--D-glutamate ligase, translated to MKREDVQTKRYSVIGAARSGLAVARLLASAGARVFVSESAARPAAEEELKKLQIPCEFGGHTARLLETDVLVLSPGVPSSAPPVRDALAHGIAVVSELEAASWFSPGPIIAITGTNGKTTTTTLAGRMFEDARRPAVVGGNIGTAFSDIVTAMTPDHTAVLEVSSFQLDHVDSFHPTVSVLLNITPDHLDRYEHSMDLYIRSKCRVFARQGADDMLIYNADDEITSTAVKQYAPAGVTLLPFSAHATLSSGAWLADGVMTTMIHGTQTAVIPVQEISIRGTHNLYNAMAATLAAQAAGINAGSLRATMKNFKGVEHRLEHVRVLDGVAYVNDSKATNVDSVWYALQSYEAPLVVLIGGRDKGNDYSRLNDLVKKHCRAVIAIGESAEKVVAAFSSIVPVERAATMPDAVQKARARAVKGDVVLLSPACASFDWFDNYEHRGEVFKEIVHALSGGAA
- a CDS encoding phospho-N-acetylmuramoyl-pentapeptide-transferase; translation: MLYMLLEWMERVYHPPGFGMVRYLSFRSAAAAITALLIAFWLGPKIIRALRKHQIGEAAKVEAPKNHLAKAGTPTMGGLIVLAAILIPTLLWGNLTNMYVVLIIFVTVTLGAVGFLDDYLKVVKKKPKGLIGRYKIVGQVFVGLVVGGVIYFFPHWIDPTLVPLNTSTTVPFFKNLELNVGILYIPMVVFIITAESNGVNLTDGLDGLAIGTVAIVALTLGVMSYISGNAVLAEYLTIPFLRGNGELVVFCAAMAGAALGFLWFNAYPAQVFMGDTGSLALGGAIGALCVLIKKELLLPTLGGIFLAETLSVIIQRGYFKYTKRKYGEGRRVFKMAPLHHHFELLGWPEPKIVTRFYIVAILLMILSLATFKVR